In one window of Macrotis lagotis isolate mMagLag1 chromosome 5, bilby.v1.9.chrom.fasta, whole genome shotgun sequence DNA:
- the LOC141489531 gene encoding sn-1-specific diacylglycerol lipase ABHD11-like yields MSSWYYPGFPKKMVFISTRSGLRMAFSGSSLTQVTNSSNGPRTVPLSYTLLEGQNTHPPLVFLHGLFGSKTIFASEAKALAEQTGRKVLTMDARNHGDSPSSPDCSYEAMSADLEALLLKLGLTPCVLIGYCMGGKTAMVLALQKPELVERLVVLDISPTLTTAFPEVWTYIKAMKSLKIPKELYFSEAQKLADEQLSQYIKNPGVRQYMLNSLRMINGQYIWNISSEALSQQMDKIVDFPQIQGNYSGPTLFLRGANSNFVQPDDHPKIKHLFPQAQILSVPKAGHLIHTDQPQAFLTSIQNFLS; encoded by the exons ATGTCCTCCTGGTACTATCCTGGTTTCCCTAAGAAGATGGTGTTCATCTCCACTAGAAGT GGTCTAAGGATGGCTTTCTCAGGTTCCTCTCTGACTCAGGTCACAAATAGTAGCAATGGTCCTAG GACAGTACCACTCTCCTACACTCTGCTGGAAGGTCAGAACACCCACCCACCTTTGGTCTTCCTACATGGGCTCTTTGGTAGCAAAACCATCTTTGCGTCTGAGGCCAAGGCTCTGGCAGAGCAAACAGGcaggaag GTGCTGACAATGGATGCCCGGAACCACGGGGATAGTCCTTCAAGCCCAGATTGCAGCTATGAGGCCATGAGCGCAGACCTGGAGGCCCTCCTGTTAAAACTTGGACTCACACCCTGTGTCCTCATTGGATACTGCATGGGAGGCAAGACAGCCATGGTCCTGGCATTACAGAAG CCTGAGCTTGTGGAACGCCTAGTTGTGTTGGATATCAGTCCAACCCTGACCACAGCCTTCCCAGAGGTTTGGACCTACATAAAAGCCATGAAGTCACTAAAGATTCCCAAGGAGCTGTATTTCTCTGAGGCCCAAAAATTAGCTGATGAGCAGCTCAGCCAATATATTAAG aatcCAGGTGTTCGACAATATATGCTCAATAGCCTGAGGATGATCAATGGACAATACATTTGGAACATCAGTAGTGAAGCCTTGAGTCAGCAGATGGACAAGATCGTAGACTTCCCCCAGATCCAGGGAAACTACTCTGGCCCCACCCTCTTCCTCAGAGGGGCTAACTCCAATTTTGTTCA GCCTGATGACCACCCTAAGATCAAACATCTTTTCCCTCAAGCTCAGATTCTGTCTGTCCCAAAGGCTGGCCACTTGATCCATACTGACCAACCCCAAGCCTTCCTGACCAGTATCCAAAATTTCCTGTCCTAG